The following proteins come from a genomic window of Candidatus Thiodiazotropha sp. CDECU1:
- a CDS encoding DUF4426 domain-containing protein, producing the protein MTFTKHFFIFISLFLLSTTGWAENSTAIPGFTIHHNAIPSASLEPSVARQYGIQRSKYRGMLNVSVIKSVAGTIGKSAEAVILAKANNIRGQLISIPMRKIIEGDAIYYIGEFRIADQEKLNFELQVQPKGETRYYTAKLSQEFFID; encoded by the coding sequence ATGACTTTTACCAAACACTTTTTTATCTTCATATCTCTATTCTTGCTGAGCACCACAGGTTGGGCGGAAAACAGCACTGCGATACCCGGCTTCACCATTCACCACAATGCCATCCCCAGTGCCTCACTGGAGCCCTCGGTAGCCAGGCAGTACGGTATTCAACGCAGCAAATACCGGGGCATGCTGAACGTAAGCGTGATCAAGTCTGTAGCGGGAACAATCGGTAAATCCGCCGAAGCTGTTATATTGGCCAAGGCCAACAATATACGCGGTCAGCTGATCAGTATTCCGATGCGAAAAATCATCGAAGGCGATGCCATCTACTACATTGGAGAGTTTCGTATCGCCGATCAGGAGAAACTCAACTTCGAGCTTCAGGTTCAACCTAAGGGTGAAACCCGTTACTACACAGCCAAGTTATCCCAGGAATTTTTTATCGACTAA
- a CDS encoding DUF167 family protein gives MSWFRWEQKDLILHLRVQPKASRDAFIGPFGENEYKIAITAPPVDGKANRHLVKFLAKAFAIPASRIELITGKNARSKSIRLKSPQILPIDFED, from the coding sequence GTGAGCTGGTTTCGTTGGGAGCAGAAAGATCTGATCCTCCATCTGCGTGTACAACCCAAGGCGTCGCGGGATGCCTTCATCGGCCCTTTTGGTGAAAATGAGTACAAAATCGCCATCACGGCACCCCCCGTGGATGGCAAGGCAAACCGTCATTTAGTGAAATTTCTTGCCAAGGCCTTTGCTATACCCGCCTCGCGGATCGAATTGATCACCGGAAAGAACGCCCGCTCTAAGTCTATACGGTTAAAGTCCCCTCAAATTCTGCCGATAGATTTTGAAGATTAG
- a CDS encoding AmpG family muropeptide MFS transporter, which translates to MNSTNRSTNWFNTLAVYWQPGTRSMLFLGFSAGLPLLLVFGTLSYWLREAAIDRSTIGFLSWVALAYGFKWAWAPLVDRLKIPWLTASLGRRRAWMLLAQISVIFGLCGLAFSDPLQGLHRFAWLALLVAFSSATQDIAIDAYRIERAAVRLQGVMAANYMIGYRIAMIVSGGGALAIAQWASPNETGYYLNAWMFAYLAMATLMLVGVITVLLIKEPDVHPNPDTLEQEDVVDRIIEQQDWLPGVVRSFSEWFYGAVISPFADFIRRYGWHAILILALIATYRISDVVLGVISNVFYVDLGFTKREVAIVANVLGVIMTLLGAVLGGMMVTRVGVMRILLLGGILAASTNLLFAWLAGIGHNLAMLTLVISADNLSAGLATSAFIAYLSSLTNVSYSATQYALFSSVMLLLPKFVGGFSGVMVDGLGYVNFFLITASMGIPVLILILMAMRYLPPSRTPNQEAATEGA; encoded by the coding sequence GTGAATTCAACCAACAGGTCAACCAATTGGTTCAACACGCTTGCAGTCTATTGGCAGCCTGGGACACGCAGCATGCTTTTCCTCGGCTTTTCCGCGGGACTGCCCCTGCTGCTTGTCTTCGGTACCCTCTCGTACTGGCTGAGAGAGGCGGCCATCGATCGATCCACGATCGGATTTCTCAGTTGGGTGGCACTTGCGTACGGTTTCAAATGGGCTTGGGCGCCACTGGTCGATCGTCTGAAAATCCCCTGGCTTACTGCCAGTTTGGGACGTCGTCGAGCCTGGATGCTGTTGGCCCAAATCTCGGTCATTTTCGGGCTCTGCGGGCTGGCCTTCTCCGATCCCCTTCAGGGATTGCATCGCTTTGCCTGGCTGGCGCTGTTGGTGGCCTTTTCATCGGCCACCCAGGATATCGCTATCGACGCCTATCGAATTGAAAGAGCGGCAGTCAGATTGCAAGGGGTCATGGCTGCCAACTACATGATTGGATACCGTATCGCGATGATTGTCAGTGGTGGTGGTGCACTGGCGATTGCACAATGGGCGAGTCCGAATGAAACCGGCTACTACCTCAATGCCTGGATGTTCGCCTATCTTGCCATGGCCACCTTGATGTTGGTTGGTGTGATCACTGTTTTACTGATAAAGGAGCCAGATGTTCACCCAAACCCGGACACCCTGGAACAGGAAGATGTGGTGGACCGGATCATTGAACAGCAAGATTGGCTGCCGGGAGTAGTGCGTAGCTTCAGCGAGTGGTTCTACGGGGCAGTAATAAGCCCGTTCGCCGATTTTATCCGTCGCTATGGCTGGCATGCGATCCTGATATTGGCCCTGATCGCCACTTACCGTATCTCGGATGTGGTGTTGGGGGTGATATCCAACGTCTTTTATGTGGATCTGGGTTTCACCAAGCGTGAGGTTGCCATTGTCGCCAATGTACTTGGGGTGATCATGACCCTGTTGGGAGCTGTTCTGGGAGGGATGATGGTAACCCGTGTGGGAGTCATGCGTATCCTGTTATTGGGGGGTATTTTAGCGGCATCCACCAATCTGCTGTTCGCCTGGTTGGCCGGTATCGGGCATAATCTGGCTATGCTGACACTGGTGATCTCCGCGGACAACCTCAGCGCAGGACTCGCCACTTCGGCGTTTATTGCCTATCTTTCAAGCCTTACCAATGTCTCCTATTCGGCGACTCAATATGCACTTTTCAGTTCGGTAATGCTCCTGCTGCCTAAGTTTGTCGGTGGTTTTTCCGGTGTCATGGTGGATGGCTTGGGTTATGTGAATTTCTTTCTTATCACTGCCTCCATGGGCATTCCCGTGTTGATCCTGATTCTTATGGCCATGCGTTATCTGCCACCTAGCCGCACGCCAAACCAAGAAGCTGCGACTGAGGGTGCATGA
- a CDS encoding sulfite exporter TauE/SafE family protein: MIEQSSYLAAFVVGLLGGGHCVGMCGGIVGALTFGLPSSVQSRLINTFPYQLGYNLGRVTSYVVAGAIMGGLGVLLTHAVPIYVAQQGLLVIAGVFMILLGLYLGGWWTGLAKIERMGNLLWSKIEPFARKLLPVKTPAQAWALGLVWGWIPCGLVYSMLVWTVSAGSVAKGAGLMLAFGLGTLPNLFAMGILAGSLARWLKDIRVRRAAGLVVILFGIVTLARAM; this comes from the coding sequence ATGATAGAACAAAGCAGTTATCTGGCCGCTTTTGTCGTGGGATTGCTCGGCGGTGGCCACTGTGTCGGGATGTGTGGAGGCATTGTCGGCGCGCTGACCTTTGGTCTTCCCAGCTCGGTGCAAAGTCGCCTGATCAACACCTTTCCCTATCAGTTAGGCTATAACCTGGGACGTGTCACCAGTTACGTGGTCGCCGGCGCGATCATGGGTGGCCTGGGTGTTTTGTTGACCCATGCAGTGCCAATCTATGTCGCTCAGCAAGGGTTGTTGGTGATTGCCGGTGTTTTTATGATTCTGCTCGGCCTCTACCTGGGCGGATGGTGGACCGGATTAGCCAAAATCGAGCGCATGGGCAATCTGCTCTGGAGCAAGATTGAACCCTTTGCCCGCAAGTTACTGCCGGTAAAGACACCCGCCCAGGCCTGGGCTCTGGGATTGGTTTGGGGTTGGATTCCGTGCGGATTGGTTTACAGCATGCTGGTGTGGACGGTGTCCGCGGGGAGTGTGGCAAAGGGGGCAGGGCTGATGCTCGCCTTCGGTCTCGGTACCTTACCCAATCTGTTCGCGATGGGTATATTGGCTGGCAGTCTTGCACGCTGGCTGAAGGATATACGCGTCAGGCGAGCCGCAGGATTGGTTGTCATTCTGTTTGGAATAGTGACCCTGGCGAGGGCCATGTAA
- a CDS encoding YggT family protein — protein MGSSYLTDPVVFLVQILFGLYILAVLLRFLLQLVRADFYNPISQFLVKATNPPLKVFRRLIPGFGGIDLSSIVLAWLLKTIELFIIVSLTGTTINLLAPFVWAIPELVELVINIYLFGILIQVILSWVNPGSYNPATALLYSLTGPVMRPAQKILPPMGGIDLSPMLVMIGLILLKMLLLPPLRHVTSSPFL, from the coding sequence ATGGGCAGCAGTTACCTTACCGATCCCGTCGTCTTTCTGGTACAAATCCTGTTCGGGCTGTATATCCTCGCGGTGCTGTTGCGTTTCCTGTTGCAACTGGTGAGGGCGGATTTCTATAACCCGATTTCCCAGTTTTTGGTGAAGGCGACGAACCCCCCATTGAAGGTTTTTCGTCGCTTGATTCCAGGTTTTGGCGGCATCGACCTTTCCTCCATCGTGCTTGCCTGGCTCCTCAAAACCATCGAGCTCTTTATCATCGTCAGCCTCACAGGCACCACCATTAACCTGCTAGCCCCTTTTGTTTGGGCCATACCGGAGTTGGTGGAGTTGGTCATCAATATCTATCTGTTTGGGATTTTGATTCAGGTTATCCTCAGCTGGGTGAATCCCGGCAGCTACAACCCTGCGACGGCCTTGTTATACAGTTTGACCGGCCCTGTGATGCGACCTGCACAAAAAATCCTCCCTCCTATGGGAGGTATTGATCTCTCGCCGATGCTGGTCATGATCGGCCTGATACTTCTGAAGATGTTGCTGTTGCCTCCGCTTCGACATGTCACCAGCAGTCCTTTTCTGTGA
- the proC gene encoding pyrroline-5-carboxylate reductase encodes MSNDNITFIGGGNMATSLISGLIADGYDKGRITVSDPDPDKLAQLAARCGVNTQSENNSAISQAEVVVLAVKPQVLKAVTEDLAATVQKVQPLVISIVAGVKESTLRNWLGGDVALVRSMPNTPAMIQSGATGMHAGPGVSEIQRNQAESILRAVGLTRWVENESQMDAVTAVSGSGPAYFFLVMEAIEASAREMGLDEDTARLLTLQTALGAARMALESSDSPARLRQKVTSPGGTTERALGILEEGEIRTLFEKALQGARERSVELSDMLGDQ; translated from the coding sequence ATGAGTAACGATAACATCACATTCATCGGTGGCGGCAACATGGCCACCAGCCTGATAAGCGGCTTGATTGCCGATGGTTATGACAAGGGGCGCATCACGGTGAGTGATCCCGACCCTGACAAGCTGGCCCAACTGGCTGCACGCTGCGGCGTTAACACCCAGTCTGAGAATAACAGCGCCATCAGCCAGGCAGAGGTGGTGGTTTTGGCGGTTAAACCGCAAGTCCTCAAGGCAGTGACCGAGGACTTGGCTGCAACTGTACAAAAGGTCCAGCCACTGGTGATATCCATCGTCGCCGGCGTCAAGGAGTCCACCCTGCGGAATTGGTTGGGCGGTGATGTGGCACTGGTGCGCAGTATGCCGAACACCCCGGCCATGATTCAGTCCGGTGCAACGGGTATGCACGCCGGCCCAGGAGTGAGTGAGATACAGCGCAACCAGGCTGAAAGCATATTACGGGCAGTGGGCCTCACCCGTTGGGTTGAGAATGAATCTCAAATGGATGCGGTCACCGCTGTCTCAGGCAGTGGTCCCGCCTATTTCTTTCTTGTCATGGAGGCGATAGAGGCCTCCGCCCGAGAGATGGGGCTGGATGAGGATACAGCCCGCCTGCTGACCTTGCAGACAGCCCTGGGTGCAGCCCGTATGGCCCTTGAAAGCAGCGATTCACCTGCACGCCTAAGACAAAAAGTCACTTCTCCCGGCGGTACAACAGAGCGCGCCCTTGGCATCCTTGAGGAGGGTGAGATACGAACCCTGTTCGAGAAGGCCCTGCAAGGGGCCAGAGAGCGCTCGGTCGAACTCTCCGATATGCTGGGAGACCAATAG
- a CDS encoding dynamin family protein, giving the protein MEKVRFQEQLKAYEQWKTDVINTIEEYGPWLEENGMSSADVEHRIDETLAALRGDKLTIAFVAEFSRGKTELINAIFFADYGRRLLPSDAGRTTMCPTEIFYDDVRNEAYVRLLPIETRLQDTTLSQLRHDTKQWVHYPLETESVEQMQAALNEVVQTKTVTLEDAKHLGLYSQEMHPHQSEPPETIEIPKWRHAMISFPHDMLKKGLTILDTPGLNALGTEPELTLNMLPAAQAVLFVLGADTGVTRSDMEIWQHHVKGFQSGRQRGLMVVLNKIDTLWDDLREHEDIHEAIRGQLSDTAEMLGVEPKAVFPISAQKGLLAKIKNEPDLLDKSGLLDLENYLGQDVLNIKQQIVLDTISSDVGQMLDNSRSMLSGKLNETKYQLEELEELSDKSDDVINNLMEKTRSEQAQYLRDVETFQQSRKQLKQQADLLSEILSLSLLDETITKCRKEMTNSWTTSGMKSSMKNLFEETRRTMLQVVNQSEQTRKLIRSIYRKFQNEHGFAVVQPKMFSIVKYRVELELLHQEAEIFRNSPVTAMMEQNFVVKRFFSALVKRARDIFQRADVEINQWIVSALEPLVIQIKDHKEMMEKRLNNLQKIGQSRNTLQYRILELQEQYTELARQLTSLRNMSNRISNNRPLHQSQRQKPKLVKQGVS; this is encoded by the coding sequence ATGGAAAAAGTAAGATTTCAAGAACAGTTAAAGGCTTACGAGCAATGGAAAACGGATGTCATCAACACCATTGAGGAGTATGGCCCCTGGCTCGAAGAGAATGGAATGTCCTCAGCGGACGTTGAGCACCGGATTGACGAAACCTTGGCCGCCCTGAGGGGTGACAAACTGACAATCGCCTTTGTCGCCGAGTTCTCCCGGGGCAAGACCGAACTGATCAACGCCATCTTCTTTGCCGACTACGGCAGGCGCCTGCTTCCCTCCGATGCCGGCCGTACGACCATGTGCCCCACAGAGATCTTCTACGATGATGTGCGGAATGAAGCCTATGTACGCCTGTTGCCGATTGAAACGCGCCTGCAGGACACCACCCTGAGTCAATTGCGGCACGATACCAAGCAGTGGGTCCACTACCCCCTGGAAACCGAATCGGTTGAGCAGATGCAGGCCGCCCTGAATGAGGTCGTCCAGACCAAAACGGTCACCCTGGAGGATGCTAAGCATCTTGGACTCTACAGTCAGGAGATGCACCCCCATCAGTCCGAGCCGCCTGAGACCATAGAGATACCCAAGTGGCGCCATGCCATGATCAGCTTTCCCCACGATATGCTGAAAAAGGGACTGACCATTCTCGATACCCCCGGTTTGAATGCCCTGGGTACAGAACCCGAGCTCACCTTGAATATGCTGCCGGCTGCACAGGCGGTACTGTTTGTACTCGGTGCCGATACGGGCGTGACCCGGAGTGATATGGAGATCTGGCAACACCATGTCAAGGGCTTCCAAAGTGGCCGCCAACGCGGTTTGATGGTGGTTCTGAACAAGATTGATACCTTGTGGGACGACCTGCGCGAGCATGAGGATATACATGAGGCCATCCGTGGTCAGCTAAGTGATACGGCTGAAATGTTGGGTGTGGAGCCGAAGGCTGTCTTCCCCATCTCAGCACAGAAGGGTTTGCTGGCCAAGATCAAGAACGAGCCTGATCTGCTGGACAAGAGCGGTCTGCTGGATCTTGAAAACTATCTGGGACAGGACGTTCTGAATATCAAACAACAGATTGTTCTCGACACCATCAGTTCCGATGTTGGTCAGATGCTGGACAATAGCCGCAGTATGCTCTCCGGCAAGCTCAATGAGACCAAGTACCAGCTCGAGGAACTGGAGGAGTTAAGCGATAAAAGCGACGATGTCATCAACAATCTGATGGAGAAAACCCGCAGCGAACAGGCCCAATACCTTCGCGATGTGGAGACATTCCAACAGAGCCGCAAACAGCTTAAACAGCAAGCGGATCTTTTGTCAGAGATCCTCAGCCTGAGTCTGCTGGATGAAACCATCACCAAATGCAGAAAGGAGATGACCAACAGCTGGACCACGAGCGGAATGAAATCCTCAATGAAAAATCTGTTTGAGGAGACACGCCGCACCATGCTTCAAGTCGTCAATCAGAGCGAGCAGACGCGTAAGCTGATCCGTTCCATCTATCGTAAGTTTCAAAATGAGCATGGCTTTGCCGTTGTGCAGCCGAAGATGTTCTCCATTGTTAAGTACCGGGTAGAACTCGAGCTGTTGCATCAGGAGGCGGAGATCTTTCGCAATAGTCCGGTTACCGCGATGATGGAACAGAATTTTGTGGTAAAGCGCTTCTTCTCTGCACTTGTGAAACGTGCGCGGGATATCTTCCAGCGTGCTGACGTGGAGATCAATCAGTGGATCGTTAGCGCCCTTGAGCCCCTGGTGATACAGATCAAGGATCACAAGGAGATGATGGAGAAGCGGCTTAACAACCTGCAGAAGATTGGTCAATCACGCAACACCTTGCAATACCGCATCCTTGAATTGCAGGAGCAGTATACGGAACTGGCGCGCCAGTTGACCTCACTGCGGAACATGTCCAACCGGATCAGTAACAACCGTCCACTTCATCAGAGTCAGCGTCAGAAACCCAAGCTGGTGAAGCAGGGCGTCTCCTGA
- the pyrE gene encoding orotate phosphoribosyltransferase, with amino-acid sequence MQDYQREFLDFALDVGVLRFGEFTLKSGRVSPYFFNAGLFNSGASLARLGRYYAQAIVDSGIDFDVLYGPAYKGIPLAAVTAAALYDQHGIDIPYAFNRKEAKDHGEGGVIVGHALEGRVLIIDDVISAGTSVRESVDIIQSLQAIPAGVVIALDRQERGQGERSAIQEVESDYGMPVSAIVRLEQLIEYLQESDDSGESLKRIQSYRDQYGVV; translated from the coding sequence ATGCAGGATTATCAACGGGAATTTTTAGACTTTGCCCTCGATGTGGGTGTATTGAGATTCGGTGAGTTCACCCTGAAATCGGGACGGGTCAGCCCCTATTTCTTCAATGCCGGACTGTTCAACAGTGGCGCCAGCCTGGCCCGCCTCGGGCGCTACTATGCCCAGGCAATCGTCGATTCAGGCATTGATTTCGATGTACTCTACGGCCCGGCTTACAAGGGTATCCCCTTGGCCGCCGTGACTGCCGCCGCACTCTACGACCAGCATGGTATCGACATCCCCTATGCCTTCAACCGTAAAGAGGCAAAGGATCATGGTGAGGGGGGCGTCATCGTCGGCCATGCCCTGGAAGGACGCGTCTTGATTATCGACGATGTCATATCCGCCGGCACCTCGGTGCGGGAATCGGTGGATATCATTCAATCACTCCAGGCCATACCCGCTGGTGTTGTCATCGCCCTCGACCGCCAGGAGCGGGGCCAGGGAGAGCGCTCGGCAATTCAGGAAGTGGAGAGCGACTACGGCATGCCTGTCAGCGCCATCGTACGTCTGGAACAGCTGATCGAATACCTGCAAGAGAGTGACGATAGCGGAGAATCCCTCAAGCGTATCCAATCCTATAGAGACCAATATGGTGTGGTTTAG
- a CDS encoding sulfite exporter TauE/SafE family protein, which produces MEQFTLFVISLLANLFSAFSGGGAGLVQLPALIFLGLPFGVALATHKVASVALGIGATVRHLREGGLERQFVIYMLLAGLPGVVIGASLILQVADRHAEVALGVLTLGLGIYSFLSPKLGIEYQAIHRDKSGFLIGGGGLFLIGVLNGSLTSGTGLFVTLWLVRWFGLDYRRAVAHTLVLVGVFWNGSGAITLGILGDIYWAWIPVLLIGSLLGGYLGAHLSIAKGNRWIKRGFEVVTLLIGTKLVVG; this is translated from the coding sequence GTGGAACAGTTCACCCTTTTTGTGATTTCTCTTCTGGCTAACCTCTTTTCAGCCTTCTCTGGAGGGGGGGCGGGACTGGTTCAGTTGCCGGCACTGATCTTTCTGGGACTGCCCTTTGGGGTGGCACTCGCAACCCATAAAGTGGCCTCTGTGGCCCTCGGTATAGGGGCTACGGTGCGCCATCTGCGCGAGGGAGGATTGGAACGCCAGTTTGTGATCTATATGCTGCTCGCGGGACTACCCGGCGTGGTGATAGGCGCCAGCCTGATACTCCAGGTGGCGGACAGACATGCAGAAGTCGCCTTGGGGGTGTTGACACTGGGTCTGGGTATCTACTCCTTCCTGAGCCCGAAACTCGGTATCGAGTATCAAGCGATCCATAGGGACAAAAGCGGGTTTCTGATCGGGGGGGGCGGGCTTTTCCTGATTGGTGTCCTGAATGGTTCCCTCACCTCGGGTACAGGCCTCTTCGTCACCCTTTGGCTGGTCCGATGGTTCGGTCTCGACTACCGGCGGGCAGTGGCCCACACCCTGGTACTGGTGGGTGTGTTTTGGAACGGAAGCGGCGCCATCACGCTGGGTATTCTGGGGGATATCTATTGGGCCTGGATACCGGTGCTGCTGATCGGTTCGCTGCTCGGCGGTTACCTGGGGGCGCATCTCTCCATCGCCAAGGGCAATCGCTGGATCAAACGGGGATTCGAGGTGGTTACCCTGTTGATTGGCACCAAATTGGTTGTAGGATGA